In one window of Phyllopteryx taeniolatus isolate TA_2022b chromosome 23, UOR_Ptae_1.2, whole genome shotgun sequence DNA:
- the lpcat4 gene encoding lysophospholipid acyltransferase LPCAT4 isoform X1 — MEKLERGVRGSYHGSNNPFYHKVTLSSFQRIRGLILGSILFPVRIVLASLCFLLMWPLARLRLAGLSAEDRARPVTGWRRWLFHPGVWLLSRAVFFSVGFVWVRVKGRRADLREAPVLVVAPHSSFLDMLVLCTTQLPTVVSRSENTSLPVIGALLEFNQSVLVSRSDPDSRKKAVAQLTERITSNGYWPQMLMFPEGTTTNGSALIKFKPGAFLCGVPVQPVLLHFPNKLDTVRWTHKGTTWSEVLWHTASQLYTNITVEFLPVYNPSLEERNNPILYADNVQMLMAKALGIPATDYVMQGGVPVQKVGSLSLPLLSPGREALILLHKARLGASEMEAAMDRMVDGCRSGSSPVGAEELTGLLGLADRRTAASICGLYAKENVVDLRQIYLNVAALSGLVNIKSLLHTAFDLYDGEGTGSLSAEELSDLMGALLGSRQPHAAQLYAEVSSGGRLSRDDLVRTFTSHPTYQKVVSEHLQPGQAARQLLVNNNGNMLNGNKKVM, encoded by the exons ATGGAAAAATTGGAGCGTGGCGTCCGCGGGTCCTATCACGGGTCCAATAATCCGTTCTATCACAAGGTGACGCTGAGCAGCTTCCAACGAATCCGG GGTCTGATCCTAGGAAGCATCCTGTTCCCGGTTCGGATCGTCCTGGCGAGCCTCTGCTTCCTGCTCATGTGGCCCCTGGCCCGCCTTCGCCTGGCCGGGCTTTCGGCGGAGGATCGCGCCCGACCCGTCACAGGCTGGCGCCGCTGGCTCTTCCATCCCGGCGTCTGGCTCCTCAGCCGGGCCGTCTTCTTCTCCGTGGGCTTCGTTTGGGTCCGGGTCAAAGGTCGGCGGGCTGACCTGAGGGAGGCCCCCGTGCTGGTGGTGGCGCCCCACAGCAGCTTTCTGGACATGCTGGTTTTGTGTACCACCCAGCTGCCCACCGTGGTGTCCCGCTCGGAGAACACAAGCCTGCCGGTCATTGGAG CTCTGCTGGAGTTCAACCAGTCTGTGCTGGTGAGCAGGAGCGATCCGGATTCCAGGAAGAAAGCTGTCGCCCAGCTCACGGAGAGAATCACTTCCAACGGTTACTGGCCTCAA ATGCTGATGTTTCCTGAGGGCACCACCACAAACGGCAGCGCTCTGATTAAGTTCAAACCCG GTGCTTTTCTCTGCGGAGTCCCGGTCCAACCAGTTCTGTTGCATTTCCCCAACAAATTG GATACAGTCCGCTGGACACACAAAGGGACAACGTG GAGCGAAGTGCTGTGGCACACCGCTTCCCAACTCTACACCAACATAACTGTGGAG TTCTTGCCGGTCTACAATCCCTCGCTGGAAGAGAGAAACAACCCCATCCTGTACGCTGACAATGTGCAGATGCTCATGGCAAA GGCTCTCGGCATTCCGGCTACAGACTACGTGATGCAGGGCGGCGTGCCCGTCCAAAAAGTGGGCAGTCTGTCTCTCCCGTTGCTGTCACCCGGCAGGGAAGCGTTGATACTGCTGCACAAGGCCAG GCTGGGAGCGAGTGAAATGGAAGCTGCGATGGACAGAATGGTTGATGGGTGTCGGTCAGGATCCTCGCCGGTCGGAGCCGAAGAGCTCACCGGTCTTCTTGGACTCGCTGACCGGCGGACAGCAGCGAGCATCTGCGGCCTCTACGCCAAG GAAAACGTAGTGGACCTAAGACAGATCTATCTGAATGTGGCCGCTCTCTCTGGACTTGTTAACATCAAGTCCCTCCTGCACACGGCCTTCGAT CTGTACGACGGAGAGGGGACAGGAAGTCTGAGTGCCGAGGAGCTGTCGGACCTGATGGGGGCGCTGTTGGGTTCACGTCAACCTCACGCTGCACAGCTCTACGCTGAGGTCTCCAGTGGTGGCCGGTTAAGTCGAG ATGACCTTGTGCGAACGTTCACGAGCCACCCGACCTATCAGAAAGTGGTGAGCGAGCACCTACAGCCCGGCCAGGCGGCGCGTCAGTTGCTGGTCAACAACAACGGAAACATGCTCAATGGCAACAAAAAAGTCATGTGA
- the lpcat4 gene encoding lysophospholipid acyltransferase LPCAT4 isoform X2 gives MEKLERGVRGSYHGSNNPFYHKVTLSSFQRIRGLILGSILFPVRIVLASLCFLLMWPLARLRLAGLSAEDRARPVTGWRRWLFHPGVWLLSRAVFFSVGFVWVRVKGRRADLREAPVLVVAPHSSFLDMLVLCTTQLPTVVSRSENTSLPVIGALLEFNQSVLVSRSDPDSRKKAVAQLTERITSNGYWPQMLMFPEGTTTNGSALIKFKPGAFLCGVPVQPVLLHFPNKLDTVRWTHKGTTWSEVLWHTASQLYTNITVEFLPVYNPSLEERNNPILYADNVQMLMAKALGIPATDYVMQGGVPVQKVGSLSLPLLSPGREALILLHKARLGASEMEAAMDRMVDGCRSGSSPVGAEELTGLLGLADRRTAASICGLYAKENVVDLRQIYLNVAALSGLVNIKSLLHTAFDVSPFHNVDIAFSVTSHWPFFDLPAVRRRGDRKSECRGAVGPDGGAVGFTSTSRCTALR, from the exons ATGGAAAAATTGGAGCGTGGCGTCCGCGGGTCCTATCACGGGTCCAATAATCCGTTCTATCACAAGGTGACGCTGAGCAGCTTCCAACGAATCCGG GGTCTGATCCTAGGAAGCATCCTGTTCCCGGTTCGGATCGTCCTGGCGAGCCTCTGCTTCCTGCTCATGTGGCCCCTGGCCCGCCTTCGCCTGGCCGGGCTTTCGGCGGAGGATCGCGCCCGACCCGTCACAGGCTGGCGCCGCTGGCTCTTCCATCCCGGCGTCTGGCTCCTCAGCCGGGCCGTCTTCTTCTCCGTGGGCTTCGTTTGGGTCCGGGTCAAAGGTCGGCGGGCTGACCTGAGGGAGGCCCCCGTGCTGGTGGTGGCGCCCCACAGCAGCTTTCTGGACATGCTGGTTTTGTGTACCACCCAGCTGCCCACCGTGGTGTCCCGCTCGGAGAACACAAGCCTGCCGGTCATTGGAG CTCTGCTGGAGTTCAACCAGTCTGTGCTGGTGAGCAGGAGCGATCCGGATTCCAGGAAGAAAGCTGTCGCCCAGCTCACGGAGAGAATCACTTCCAACGGTTACTGGCCTCAA ATGCTGATGTTTCCTGAGGGCACCACCACAAACGGCAGCGCTCTGATTAAGTTCAAACCCG GTGCTTTTCTCTGCGGAGTCCCGGTCCAACCAGTTCTGTTGCATTTCCCCAACAAATTG GATACAGTCCGCTGGACACACAAAGGGACAACGTG GAGCGAAGTGCTGTGGCACACCGCTTCCCAACTCTACACCAACATAACTGTGGAG TTCTTGCCGGTCTACAATCCCTCGCTGGAAGAGAGAAACAACCCCATCCTGTACGCTGACAATGTGCAGATGCTCATGGCAAA GGCTCTCGGCATTCCGGCTACAGACTACGTGATGCAGGGCGGCGTGCCCGTCCAAAAAGTGGGCAGTCTGTCTCTCCCGTTGCTGTCACCCGGCAGGGAAGCGTTGATACTGCTGCACAAGGCCAG GCTGGGAGCGAGTGAAATGGAAGCTGCGATGGACAGAATGGTTGATGGGTGTCGGTCAGGATCCTCGCCGGTCGGAGCCGAAGAGCTCACCGGTCTTCTTGGACTCGCTGACCGGCGGACAGCAGCGAGCATCTGCGGCCTCTACGCCAAG GAAAACGTAGTGGACCTAAGACAGATCTATCTGAATGTGGCCGCTCTCTCTGGACTTGTTAACATCAAGTCCCTCCTGCACACGGCCTTCGATGTAAGTCCGTTTCACAACGTTGACATT GCGTTCAGCGTGACCAGTCACTGGCCTTTCTTTGACCTTCCAGCTGTACGACGGAGAGGGGACAGGAAGTCTGAGTGCCGAGGAGCTGTCGGACCTGATGGGGGCGCTGTTGGGTTCACGTCAACCTCACGCTGCACAGCTCTACGCTGA